A single Asterias rubens chromosome 13, eAstRub1.3, whole genome shotgun sequence DNA region contains:
- the LOC117298317 gene encoding S-formylglutathione hydrolase-like: MFQIFCRTALKTVCNFTPFPFVNRLKFRCVSSMASTVTEISSTKSFRGWQKFFKHESAELKCSMNFGIYLPLEAETEKLPVLYWLSGLTCTETNFAMKAGAQGMAAESKVIIVMPDTSPRGCNIEGEEDGWDFGTGAGFYIDATEDKWKTNYRMFSYITKELPNVINENFSTKPDVMSIFGHSMGGHGALVCALKNPGQYRSVSAFAPICNPMQCPWGQKAFTGYLGSDQETWKEYDSCELVKGYKGPPLDILIDQGKADNFLTASQLLPDNMVAACASSKMPVTLRMQEGYDHSYYFIATFVNDHIKHHMRYLNA; encoded by the exons ATGTTTCAGATTTTCTGCCGCACAGCGTTAAAAACCGTCTGTAATTTTACCCCATTTCCATTTGTAAATCGTCTCAAATTTCGGTGTG TCTCAAGCATGGCATCCACAGTAACAGAGATTTCAAGTACGAAAAGCTTTAGAGGATGGCAGAAGTTCTTCAAACATGAAAG tgcCGAGCTGAAGTGCTCCATGAACTTCGGTATTTATCTACCATTAGAGGCGGAGACTGAGAAACTTCCAGTGTTGTACTGGTTGTCAG GTTTGACGTGCACCGAGACAAACTTTGCCATGAAGGCAGGAGCACAAGGTATGGCTGCAGAGTCCAAAGTCATCATAGTCATGCCGGATACCAGTCCAC gaGGTTGCAACATTGAAGGAGAAGAAGATGGATGGGACTTTGGAACTGGTGCCGGTTTTTACATCGACGCTACGGAGGACAAATGGAAGACAAATTACAGGATGTTTTCTTATATCACTAAAGAG TTGCCTAATGTCATCAATGAGAACTTCAGCACTAAGCCTGATGTCATGTCCATATTTGGGCATAG TATGGGAGGACACGGTGCATTGGTTTGTGCTCTGAAAAACCCAGGCCAGTACAGA TCCGTGTCAGCCTTTGCACCAATCTGTAACCCAATGCAGTGTCCATGGGGACAGAAAGCTTTCACTGGTTACCTCGGATCTGACCAAGAAACATGGAAG GAGTATGATTCGTGTGAGTTAGTGAAGGGCTACAAGGGACCACCCCTTGATATACTCATTGATCAG GGTAAGGCAGATAATTTTCTGACTGCATCTCAGCTATTGCCTGATAATATGGTGGCTGCTTGTGCTTCCAGTAAGATGCCGGTTACTTTGAGGATGCAAGAG GGTTATGACCACAGTTATTACTTCATTGCCACGTTCGTAAACGACCACATCAAGCATCATATGAGATACCTCAATGCCTGA